DNA from Actinoplanes sp. SE50/110:
GTGATGAGCCCGGCGCTCACGTCCACTCCGGCGACGGCCAGCACGACGATCTCGGTACCGGGCACCAGCAACCCGATCTTCCAGACGGCGCTGCGCTGGACGCGCCACGACGCGTGGCCCGCGGCGGACAGTTCGTGCAGCGGGCCGGCGACGCGACGGGTCTCGGCGGCCAGGGTGCCGGCGGCCCGGATGGTGCGGGCACCGGTGAGGGCGCCGGCCAACAGCGACGCCATGCGGGTCTGTGCCGCCAGATAGCGGCCCTCGACCTCGGCGGCCTCGGTGACGAACCGCCGGGCGGCCAGCACGGTGACCGGCACCAGGAGGGTGAAGGCCAGGCCGGCCCGCCAGTCGACGAGCCACAACGCGACGAGTGCCGCGGCCGAGCCGGCGACTGAGACGGACGCCTCGGCCACATGACCGGGGAGCGCCGCGGCCTGCGGGGCGGCCTGCGCCACCTGGGTCACCGCCTCCCCCACGGCGAACGGCGACCGGGGCCCGAGTGCCAGCAGCCGCCGGAGGGTCAGCATGCGCAGACGCGCGGTGCCGACCGCGCCGATGGCGACGGACGACCACACGACGACGGCCTCGGCCGCGGCGCCCGCCGCGAGCACGGCCGCGAGAGCCGCCACGGGCGCACCGGTGCCGCGGCCGCCGAGCACCGCGTCGCTCGCCGCGGCGAGCAGCGCCGGCACGGTCACGCCGGCCGCGGCCTGCACCGTCAGCGCGGCGACGAACAGGGTCAGGCGTACGCGCAGCATCCCGGCGGTCGCCGTCAAGACCCGCATCGCACCTCCAGGAAGTCGGTCGAAGACGGGACGGCCACGCCGATGTCCAGCCGGCGCGGCCGCCCGTCGGGTGATCACTGGCCGGTCACGCTGCAGGTGGCCGGGCAGGTGCCCTTGCACGTGGTCGAGGCACAGGTGAACCGGCAGGTGCCGGCCTGCGCCTCCTCCTCCTCCATCGCCGGCAGGTCCTGCAGGGCGTCGAGATCGTCGGTCATCGTCATCACCTCCTTTCGTCAGCTCGTCGGGGCAGGGGCGACGGTCGGCCGGCTCTCCGCGAGGAACCGTGTCACCACTGCGGTGACCGGATCCTGGACGGCGGTGCCGAGCACGGCGTGACCGCGGTCAGGGGGTTCCAGGTAGTGCAGGTCGACGCCACGCGACCGGCCCAGGGCGGTCAGTCGCTCGGCGAGCAGCCGCGAATGCGCCACCGGGGTGGACTCGTCCTGGGCGCCGTGCACCAGCAGCAGCGGTGCCCGCAGCCCGGACGCCAGCCGTGCCACGTCGCGCGGGCCGATCTCGTCGTCGGCCTCGGTGAGTCCGTCGAGCCGCTCCACCATGCCCCGCACGGCGGGATGGCCGTCGGCGTGCAGGCGGGGCCCGGACAGGAACGGCGCGAGGGCGGCGCAGGCCGACCAGGCGTCCGGTTGGGTGGCGGCCGCCAGCAGCGCGAGGTAGGCGCCGTAGCTGACGCCGTACAGTGCCGGGCGCGGCCGGCCGGGCCCGCGGCGGCTGCCCAGGAACGCGCCGATGGCGGCGACGTCGGCGAGATCGGGCACCCCCCAGGCGCCCACGATCGCCCGGGCGTGGGCGGTGCCGTACCCGGTGCTGCCCCGCTGGTTGGGCGCCACCACGGCCACCCCCGCCGTGGCCAGCGCCTGGAACAGCGGCTCGAAGGTGAGCGACCACCGGCTCGCCGGGCCCCCGTGCAGGGCCACCACGACGTGTGCCGCGCTGCGCCAGTCGGGCCCGTGCACGACGGCCTCGACCGGCCCGCCGGCACCGGGGAAGGTCTCCAGCCGGCCGGGCGACCACGGCGGGGACGGTGGCGCGGGCACCCGCAGCCGGTCCGCGCCGGGGGGTAGCCAGGCGAGGCCGCACGGCCGATCCGGGCCCGACCGGGGAAGCCACAACCCGTTCGGCGTCCAGGCCGCGAGCGGCACCAGATCACTGTCCGGCATGGTGACGGGGTGCGCGGCGCGGGACATGGTGTCCCAGCGGAGCAGGCGCGAACGAGCCCCGCGGGTCTGCACGACGGCGATGCTCGTGCCGGTCGGATCGAGCGCGACCGGGTACACCTCGGGACGGCACCAGTCCCCCGGCGCCGACCACCGCGGCTCCCCGGTGTCGAGGTCGGCCAGGACCACGGTGGGGCCCTCCGGCCGGCGCACCGTCGCCAGCACCCGGCGGCCGGCGCAGGCGAGCACCCGGGACAGACCGTCCAACCAGGGCGCGGGCACGCACGTGCCGTCCCGGGGATCGACGATCATCCGGGTGGACCGGCCGCCGTGGCCGGTGGTGACCAGCACCCGGTCGCCGCACGCCACGGCGTCGCGCAGCCGGCCGGGCACCTCGGCGACCGGGCGCAGCCACGGCGTGCCGACGCCCAGCCGGTGCAGCGTCGTACCGGCGCTCTCCGGTGCGTCCGCCCAGCCGAGTGCCGGGAAGCCGGTCGCCGCCGGCGCGCCGATCACGCGCAGCGGTGCCGGGAAGGTGCCGAGTGTGGTGCGGCCGCCGTCGCGGTCCAGCAGTTCGGCGGTCAGTGCCCCGCCGGCGCCGAACCAGGTCAGCAGCGCCCGGTCGGCGTCCACCGGCAGGGGCATCATCCAGCGCGGGTCGCCGGTGACGGGTGCGGTGAAGCTCAGGCGGGGGCCGACGGTGCCCAGCTGCCAGCTCTCCACCCGGTGCCGGCCGCGTTCGTCGGCCGCCATGCAGACCGCCCGGCTCCCGTCGGCCGAGAAGCGGAAGCTGATGCGCGCGGTGACCTGCGCCGTCGCCGGGCTGCTCATCGTGCGGCCACCGGACGACGGGCCGAGGCCGGCGCGACCTGCCACCGTCCGCTCGACGGGTCTGCCATGAACGGCCGCCGGCCGCCGTGCCGCAGGCGCAGCAGGAATCCCACCGAGCCGGCGAGGCCCACGTTGAAGTCGGCGGTCACGTCCTGATCCCCCTCGTCGGGTACCAGCCGCAGGTCGCCGTGCCGGGCGTGGCGCAGCACCATCGAGGTGGCCAGTTCCTGCGCCCAGGCCCGGTACTCGCCACCGACCGCGTCCGCCAGGTCCAGCAGGAACTCGCCGTTGCCGGCCAGCCCGTGACAGGCCGAGGTACCCGTGCGCCAGCGGGTCTGCCGCACCGCGGCGGCCGCTTCGCGGGCCAGGTCCAGGTACGTGATCTCGCCGGTGGCCTGCCACAGGCGCAGCAGGAAGGTGCCCACCCCGGACGAGCCGCTGCACCAGTGGAACTGCATGCCGGTGCCGCGCTCGTCGCCACGGTCGGAGCGCCACCCGGCACCCCACGGTTTCCGGTCGACCTCGACAGCCAGGGTGTCGCCGGCCAGCACCGCGGTGCGCAGGAAGTCCTCCCGGCCGGTGGCCTGCGCGAGGGCGAGCAGCGTGTAGCCGATGCCGGCGACGCCGTGGGCGAACCCCAGGTGGGTGATGCCGACCAGCGTGGAGTCGAGGTTGTCGGGCACGGTCCAGTACACCCGCCCGTCCGCCTCGGTGGCGCCGGCCAGCAACGCTTCACCGGCCTGCCGGGCCCGATCGAGGAATTCCTCGCGGCCGGTGCCCCGCCACAGCCGCAGCTGGGCGAGGGCCGAGCCGGCGACGCCGTGGCACACGTCCGGGTTGGGCCATCGCACCGGCAGGGCGAGAGCCAGGTCGACCGCGCGGGCCTCCAGATCGGCGTCGCCGAGGTGCCGGGCGGCGTCGTACAGCGCCCAGGCCGTTCCCGACCGGCCGAAGTACAGGCCGGGCAGCAGCCGCGGCGCCGTGCCGGGACGCCCGGTCCAGGCCGCCACCCGGGCGATCACGGCGCGCAGGTCGGGCCGGTCGAGAAGCTGGTCGGCCCGCACCAGCACGCTGAGCACGCCGGCCGAACCGTGCTGCACGGAGTGCGGGTCGGCCGTGGTGCCGAAGGCCGTGCTGGACCACAGCCGGCCGGCATCCGGCTCGCTCGCGACGGTGCTCACGATGTGGGTCAGCCCGTCCCGGGCGAAGCTGTCCAGTTCGGCGGCCGGCAGCCGGTCGGACGTCGTACCCTCGGCCGGCCCGGTGCGGAGCACCGTCGTCGGCGTCGCCGCCCGGTCGTCGAGGAACGCGCGCAGCCGCTCGATGCTCCAGCGTTGCGCGGGTTCGTCGGCGGTCAGTCCCCGGATCGCCGGGGCCAGGGCGCGGGCCGTGGCGTTGTGCACCGCCGCGGCGGTGATCAGTGCGGTGATCCGGTCGTGTGTGGAGCCCGGCCCGGGCTGGTCCGTGCCGAACAGCGGCGCGGCTCCGAGCGCGAGGACGAACAGGACCGCGCCCAGGGCATAGAGGTCGGCGCTCTGTTGCGGCACCCGGCCCGGCCCGATCTCGTCGACGGTCTCCGGCGGGGCGAAGGCCGGCGTGTGTCCCCGCAGCGCCCAGGCGCCCGGCACGGCCACCAGTTCGGGGTCGATCAGCCGCAGCGACCCGTCCGGGGTGACCATGATGTTCATCGGGGTGAAGTCCTGGAAGACCAGGCCCCGCCGGTGCACCTCGGCCAGCAGGCCGGCCAGCCGCGACGCCATGTCCAGCGCGTCGGCCGGCGCGGGGCCGGCCATCGGCCCGGCGGCGGTGAGCCGGTCGTGGATCCACGCGGACAGGGTCGTGCCGGGGACCAGGGATTCGGCCAGGAACGTGTGGTCCTTCTGGTCGAACAGGGCGAGCCGGTCGGGGGCGATGCCCGCCAGCGCGTCGAGCGCGTCGGCCTCGGCGCGCAGCACGTCGCGGGCGTCGCGGCCGTCCGGACGCTGGCCGACGTCGGCCCGGGCCTGCTTGACGATCACCATCGTCTCGGTGTGCCGGTCCCACGCGCGGTAGACGCCGCCGCGGGCCGCGTGCCGGATCGCCTCACGTACCTCGAAACGGTCGCCCAGGACCACCGTGCGAGCCCCCGCGGCACCGTTGCTCGCCGGTGGGGCGGCCGGTGCCGGATAGGGCGGCTCGGCCCACGGCGGCGGGGAGAACCTCGGCGCCCGGACGTCCTCGATCGTGCGGCCGTCCGGGGTGCGCAGCCGGACCTGGTAGGCGCCGTCGTCGGTCAGCACCCGGACGCCCTGGAAGGCGCCGTACCGGTAGTGCACGAGGCTGCCCGGCCGCAGCGGCCGGTCGGAGAGCACGGCCGGCCCCCGCATGCCCGCGGTCGTCGCATCCAGCGCGGCGGCGACCTCCCGCAGCTGATCGTCGTCCTCCGGGTAGACCGTGATGATCTTGCCGCACTGGGCCCGGTCGTACCGCTCGTTGGTGAGCTTGGCGACCAGCTCGGCGGTGCGGGCGAACTTGAAGGCGCAGGCCCGTTCGACCAGCACCCCGGCGCAGCGGTGCAGCACCTCCGGCACGGACAGCCGGGTGGCCGAGACGTGCAGCTTCCACCCCTGCACCCGCGCTACCGCGGTGCCGTCCGGCGGACAGACGTGACACCAGGTGTCGTCCTCGGTGAACGACCAGCCCTGCGTGCCGTCGACGGCGACGACCGCCGCCACGATGCTCCGCAAGTGAAACTCGCCCATGCGATTGCCCGCCTTTCGACCCGCCGCATCGGCGGCTCCCGGCAATGAATCTGGCAGCGGTGGCGGCGCACAGCATCAGGGTCGGGACCCTTGTTTCCCGGCCGGCGGCGGGCAAGGGTACCGGCGGTACGTAGCCGGATCGGGTAGTTCCACGCCTGTTCCCGGCCCGGCCGTCTCTGGGACCGTTTCCGCGACGGTGCAGGACGGTGAAGGGAGGTGACCGCCGTGCGGGCCGATGCCTCACAGCCGCCGCTCGTCGGCCGGGACAGCGAGCTCGACGCCCTGATCACCGCCGTCGCCACCTGTGCCGGCGGCGGGTCCGTGGTGGTGACCGTCGGCGGGGACCCGGGACTGGGCAAGACCGCGCTGCTCGATGAGCTGGGCCGGTTGGCCGGCGCGGCCGGGCTCCCGGTGCTCCGCGGACGGGCGACGCCGGTCGGGCGGGCGGTTCCCGGCGACTCCCCGGTGTCGCGGGCCGTCGACGGCCTGCGCTCCGCCGCCGGCGGTCGACGCGCCGTCGTGCTGTGCCTCGACGATCTGCATGCGGCCGACGACGACGACCTGGCGGTGCTCAGCCGGCTCCTGCGGCGTCCGCCGACCGGGGCTCTGCTGGTGGCCGGTGCCTATCGGCCCCGTCAGGTCTCCGGTGCGCTGGAGACGGTCCTGCGGGACACCGCCGCCGGTTTCCGCACCGTCCACCTGGCTCCGGCCGCTCTCGACCAGGCGGCGGCCACGCGGTTGTTCGGCGACGGTCCGGCCCTGCGCCACCTGGCCGCCAGCGGCGGCAATCCGCTCTATCTGCGGGTGGCATGCGAACTGGAGCGCCGCGGCGGTGACCCCGCCGCGTTACCCGAGGATCTGCGCACCGCCCTGACCCGCGACCTCGCGCCGGTGCACGGCGATCAGCTCGCGGTGCTGCGCGCCGCCGCCGTCCTGGGCGACCCGTTCGACCCGCTCCTGCTGGCGCCGGTCGCCGAGCTCGACGAGCGGGCCGCGCTCGCCGCGCTCGACGGCCTGGCGGCCCGGGACCTCGTCCGCTCGGACGGATCGCATCACCGGTTGACCCTCCGGCACACCCTGGTGCGGGTCGCCGTGGTCCGCCGGACGCCACCGGGATGGTGGATCGCCGCGAACGCGCGCGCGGATCGGGCCCTGCACCGCTGCGGTGCCGGCCCCCTCGCCCGGGCTCCGCACCTGGCCCGGGCGGCCCGGCCGGGCGACGCGACGGCGGTCGCCGTGCTCACCGAGGCGGCCACCCGGGCGACGCCCCGCGCCCCGGCGGCCGCGGCCGCCTGGCTGCGCGCCGCGTTGCGGCTGCGTCCCGAGCCGCCCGCCGACCCGGCGGCCCCCGCCCGCATCGAGCTGCTGCTGGCGCTGGCGCGGGCCAGCGCGGCGACCGGTGATCCGGCCGGCTGCCGCGCCGCGCTCATCGAGGCGGCCGAGCTGGCCCCGATCGGTCGGCGCGCCGGCGTCGTCGCCCTGTGCTCGGCGACGCAGCGCCTGCTCGGTGATCCGGGCGGCGCCGAGCTGGTGGCACGCACCGAGCTGGCCAGGTGGGCCCCGGCCGACCCGGGAGCCGACCCGGTGCGGCTGCAACTGGCCGTGGCCGGGCTGGGCGTCCCCGGGGGTGGCGCGCGGCGGCTCGCCGCCCTGGCCGAACGCGCGACCGATGCGCGGACCCGGACCGCGGTGGCGATCTGCCGGGCGCTCGACGCCGGCTACCGAGGGCACACACCGCAGCTGTGCGCGGCTCTCACCGGGGCGACCCCGGTCGTCGACGGCATGGCGGACGCACCGTTCGCCGCCTTCCTCGACGAGGTCTGCCAACTCGCCTGGGCGGAGATCATGGCGGGGCGGCACGCCGACGCGATCCGGCACACCGGCCGGGCGGTGCGGGCCGCCTGCGGCACCGGCCAGCGGCATCTACTGCCCCATCTGCTGATCTGCCGCGCCTACGCCCAGCTGGCGACCGGTGACCTGGCCGGTGCCACGGCGGCCGCCGGCCAGGCGCACCGGGCCGCGCACCTGCTGCACCTGACCGACCTGGCCGCCGGCGCGCAGGCGCTGCACCACGCCGCCGCGGCGTTGCGCGACGATCCCACCGCCGGGCCGGCGGTCGGTGCACCGGCCGGGCCGGACCGGCCGGGCCAGGCGGCCGTCGCCGAGCTCGCCGCGGTGCGGCTGGATCAGGGGCGGGCCGACGACTGCGCCGCGCTCCTACGTCCGGTGGTGGATCGCGACGACGCGGCGACCCACGCGTTGCAGGCCGGGTGGTTCGGCACCGCCGCTCGCGCCGCGATGGTCCTCGGCGACCCGGCGGCGGCGCGCGACTGGGCCGGCCGCGCGGCCCGGGTGGCGGACGTGGTGGGCCTGCCGGGTCCGCGTGGCCATGCGTTGCTGGCGCAGGCGGTCGTGACCGGTGCCGATCCGGTCGCCGCCGGGCAGCTGTCCGCGGCCGCCGCAGCGTTCGCCACCGCCGGACTGGTGCCCGCCGAGATCCGCGCCCGCCTGCTGCTCGGCCGGGTCCTCGTCGACCTGCGGCAGCTCGACGAGGCGGCCGCGAGCGTGGGCGAGGCGAAGAACCTCGCGGACGCGTACGGCGCGGCCCGGCTCGCCGTCCTCGCGGTCAACGTGCAGCGTCGCATCGGCGCGGGCCGGTCCCGGGGCTGCGCCGACGTGCTCTCCGAGCAGGAACGGCGCATCTGTGCCCTGGTCGCGGCCGGCCTCACGAACCGGGACGTGGCCCGTGAGCTGTACATCTCGGTCAAGACGGTGGAGGGACACCTGACCCGCATCTTCCGCAAGCTGCGGGTCACGTCGCGGGCGGCGTTGACCGCGGTCGCGGTGTGACACCGGCCCGGAGAGCACCGATCAGGCTGGCCCGGTTGCGCACCTGCAGCTTGCGGTACACGCGGCCCAGGTGACCGTCGACCGTGCGCACGCTCAGGAACAGGGCTTCGGCGATGCCGCCACTGGTCATGCCGGTGCTGGCCAACCGGGCGACCTCACGTTCCCGCGAGGTGAGGTGGGCGAGCGCACCACCTTCGGTGAACCGGCCGCGCAGGGTCGCGGCCTCCTCGGCCAGCCGGGCCGACCCGCACCGGTCGGCGAGCACCGCGGCGCGGTCCAGCCACTGGGCCACCTCGCCGGTGTCGCCGGCGTCCAGCGCCACCGCGGCCGTGGTGAGCAACGTGCGGCCCACCTCGATCCGCTCCCCGCCCGCCGAGAAGTCGGTGATCGCGTCGCGCCCGGCGGCGAGCGCGCGGTCGACCTCACCGGCCAGTGCATGGGCCCGCATCCGCGCGCGCCGGGCGAACCCCTGCCGGTCGGTCGACGGCAGCTGCCGCAGGCAGACCTCGGCGAGCTCGGCCCAGTGCCGCACCGCGGCTTCGTCGTGCTCGGCCGCCGCCGCCTCGGCGAGGGTGTCGCACCAGCGGGGGCGCCGCCAGGCGGTCAGCTTCGGCAGGTCGGCGCCGCCGGCCGCGTCGAGCATCAGCCAGCGGGCACGGGCCGGGTCGCCGGTCAGCAGCACGAATTCGGCGTGGAAGCAGCGGATCGTGACGGCCCACGACTCCGGGGTGTCACCGGCGAGGCGTACCGCATGATCGGCCTGCGCCACCGCCTCGGCCAGGTCGCCGGGCCGGTGCCGCCAGAACAGGATCTTGGCGCGCAGCATCGCCGTGATCGCCTCGGTGGCCGCGTTGGCGTCCCATTCGACCGGGTGCGGGGGCTCGTCCAACGTCGCCAGCGCCTGTGGCAGGCTGCCGGAGCGCAGGCGCGCGTTGGTCAACGCGGTCAGCATCGCCGGCTCGATGTAGTTCTGACCGGTCCGCCGGCACAGGTCGACGCCGCGCTCGAGGTGCCGGGCCGAGTTCGCGAGCCGGCCCAGCATCCCCTCCATCATGCCGAGCTGGAACACGGCCTCCAGGTTGGTCAGCAGCACGGCGTCGGGTGCCGCGTCGACCAGGTCGGCCGCCCGGGTCGCGGTCCGCAGGGCACAGGCCTGCCGGCCGGTGAACAGCTGGGCGAGCGCCGCGTGGGCCAGGGCGTGTGCCTCGCCGACCGGGTCGTGGTGGCGGCGGGCGATGGCGGCCGCGGTCTCGGCGTGCTGCTGCGACGTCTCGTAGTCACCCAGGTTGTAGGCATGGTCGGCGAGTTCGGTGTGCAGCGCCGCGGCGGTCCCGGTGTCGCGGTCGGCCAAGGCGGCCAGCCCGGCCCGCGCGAGGGCCGCGGCCTCGCCGTAGCGGCCGCGCTGCCGCTCGATGCGGCTGGAGTCGACCAGCGCGTGCGCCTCGTCGGGCGCCCGGCGCGGCGGTGCCGAGCGCAACGCGTCGAGCAGCGCCCGGCCCTCGGACGCCTCGCCGGTCAGCAGGCGCGCCCGGGCCAGCAGCACCTGGACCTCGTGGCGGTGCGGGTCGCCGTCGCGCAGCAACGGCAGGACGGTCTGCAGGTAACCGGCCGCGCCGGCCGGGGAACCGTAGAGCATTCCCCGCGCCGCCGCGATCAGGGTGATGACGTCGTCCGGCCGGCTCAGGTCGGCCGCTCGCGCCACGTGGTGGGCGCGGAGCGCGATCGGGGCCGCCCGGTCGGCCAGCACGGCGTCGGCGCGGCGGTGCAGCTCCGCGCGGTGGCTGGGCTCCAACCGGCCGTACACGACCACGCCGATCGCCGGGTGCCGCAGCGCGAGGTGCGGCGCCGGCTCGGCCGGCCGGACGAGGTCGAGTCGCATGAGCGTGTCGAGGGCCGTCAGCGTCGCGGGCACCGGCAACTCGGCGACCTCGGCGAGAAGCTCCGGCCGGAACGGCTGCTCGAGCACCGCCGCAGCACGCACCAGCGTGAGGGCGGCGCGGTCGAGGCGGGCCAGCTCACCGAGGATCGGGGTGCCGGCGTCCGGCTGCCCCGCGAAAACAGCGAGGTAACCCGGGTTGCCCTGGCTCGCCCGGTGTGCCGCCTCGACGCCGGGCCGGTCGCCGAGCAACTCCCGGCACTGCTCGGCGGAGAGCGGTCCGATCGTGCGGCGTTCCAGCAG
Protein-coding regions in this window:
- a CDS encoding S9 family peptidase codes for the protein MSSPATAQVTARISFRFSADGSRAVCMAADERGRHRVESWQLGTVGPRLSFTAPVTGDPRWMMPLPVDADRALLTWFGAGGALTAELLDRDGGRTTLGTFPAPLRVIGAPAATGFPALGWADAPESAGTTLHRLGVGTPWLRPVAEVPGRLRDAVACGDRVLVTTGHGGRSTRMIVDPRDGTCVPAPWLDGLSRVLACAGRRVLATVRRPEGPTVVLADLDTGEPRWSAPGDWCRPEVYPVALDPTGTSIAVVQTRGARSRLLRWDTMSRAAHPVTMPDSDLVPLAAWTPNGLWLPRSGPDRPCGLAWLPPGADRLRVPAPPSPPWSPGRLETFPGAGGPVEAVVHGPDWRSAAHVVVALHGGPASRWSLTFEPLFQALATAGVAVVAPNQRGSTGYGTAHARAIVGAWGVPDLADVAAIGAFLGSRRGPGRPRPALYGVSYGAYLALLAAATQPDAWSACAALAPFLSGPRLHADGHPAVRGMVERLDGLTEADDEIGPRDVARLASGLRAPLLLVHGAQDESTPVAHSRLLAERLTALGRSRGVDLHYLEPPDRGHAVLGTAVQDPVTAVVTRFLAESRPTVAPAPTS
- the lanL gene encoding class IV lanthionine synthetase LanL, yielding MGEFHLRSIVAAVVAVDGTQGWSFTEDDTWCHVCPPDGTAVARVQGWKLHVSATRLSVPEVLHRCAGVLVERACAFKFARTAELVAKLTNERYDRAQCGKIITVYPEDDDQLREVAAALDATTAGMRGPAVLSDRPLRPGSLVHYRYGAFQGVRVLTDDGAYQVRLRTPDGRTIEDVRAPRFSPPPWAEPPYPAPAAPPASNGAAGARTVVLGDRFEVREAIRHAARGGVYRAWDRHTETMVIVKQARADVGQRPDGRDARDVLRAEADALDALAGIAPDRLALFDQKDHTFLAESLVPGTTLSAWIHDRLTAAGPMAGPAPADALDMASRLAGLLAEVHRRGLVFQDFTPMNIMVTPDGSLRLIDPELVAVPGAWALRGHTPAFAPPETVDEIGPGRVPQQSADLYALGAVLFVLALGAAPLFGTDQPGPGSTHDRITALITAAAVHNATARALAPAIRGLTADEPAQRWSIERLRAFLDDRAATPTTVLRTGPAEGTTSDRLPAAELDSFARDGLTHIVSTVASEPDAGRLWSSTAFGTTADPHSVQHGSAGVLSVLVRADQLLDRPDLRAVIARVAAWTGRPGTAPRLLPGLYFGRSGTAWALYDAARHLGDADLEARAVDLALALPVRWPNPDVCHGVAGSALAQLRLWRGTGREEFLDRARQAGEALLAGATEADGRVYWTVPDNLDSTLVGITHLGFAHGVAGIGYTLLALAQATGREDFLRTAVLAGDTLAVEVDRKPWGAGWRSDRGDERGTGMQFHWCSGSSGVGTFLLRLWQATGEITYLDLAREAAAAVRQTRWRTGTSACHGLAGNGEFLLDLADAVGGEYRAWAQELATSMVLRHARHGDLRLVPDEGDQDVTADFNVGLAGSVGFLLRLRHGGRRPFMADPSSGRWQVAPASARRPVAAR
- a CDS encoding helix-turn-helix transcriptional regulator, with the protein product MTAVRADASQPPLVGRDSELDALITAVATCAGGGSVVVTVGGDPGLGKTALLDELGRLAGAAGLPVLRGRATPVGRAVPGDSPVSRAVDGLRSAAGGRRAVVLCLDDLHAADDDDLAVLSRLLRRPPTGALLVAGAYRPRQVSGALETVLRDTAAGFRTVHLAPAALDQAAATRLFGDGPALRHLAASGGNPLYLRVACELERRGGDPAALPEDLRTALTRDLAPVHGDQLAVLRAAAVLGDPFDPLLLAPVAELDERAALAALDGLAARDLVRSDGSHHRLTLRHTLVRVAVVRRTPPGWWIAANARADRALHRCGAGPLARAPHLARAARPGDATAVAVLTEAATRATPRAPAAAAAWLRAALRLRPEPPADPAAPARIELLLALARASAATGDPAGCRAALIEAAELAPIGRRAGVVALCSATQRLLGDPGGAELVARTELARWAPADPGADPVRLQLAVAGLGVPGGGARRLAALAERATDARTRTAVAICRALDAGYRGHTPQLCAALTGATPVVDGMADAPFAAFLDEVCQLAWAEIMAGRHADAIRHTGRAVRAACGTGQRHLLPHLLICRAYAQLATGDLAGATAAAGQAHRAAHLLHLTDLAAGAQALHHAAAALRDDPTAGPAVGAPAGPDRPGQAAVAELAAVRLDQGRADDCAALLRPVVDRDDAATHALQAGWFGTAARAAMVLGDPAAARDWAGRAARVADVVGLPGPRGHALLAQAVVTGADPVAAGQLSAAAAAFATAGLVPAEIRARLLLGRVLVDLRQLDEAAASVGEAKNLADAYGAARLAVLAVNVQRRIGAGRSRGCADVLSEQERRICALVAAGLTNRDVARELYISVKTVEGHLTRIFRKLRVTSRAALTAVAV
- a CDS encoding helix-turn-helix transcriptional regulator gives rise to the protein MSGAGGRGLVGRQGELDAVRAALTELGSGAGRALAFVGEPGIGKSALAAAAVSLARAAGVDVVAARGAPVPVPGPRRPVLVVVDDLHEVADAHIDRVERLVAATGAGPVLCLLAYRERQMSRALAAVLAGTVPAGLLERRTIGPLSAEQCRELLGDRPGVEAAHRASQGNPGYLAVFAGQPDAGTPILGELARLDRAALTLVRAAAVLEQPFRPELLAEVAELPVPATLTALDTLMRLDLVRPAEPAPHLALRHPAIGVVVYGRLEPSHRAELHRRADAVLADRAAPIALRAHHVARAADLSRPDDVITLIAAARGMLYGSPAGAAGYLQTVLPLLRDGDPHRHEVQVLLARARLLTGEASEGRALLDALRSAPPRRAPDEAHALVDSSRIERQRGRYGEAAALARAGLAALADRDTGTAAALHTELADHAYNLGDYETSQQHAETAAAIARRHHDPVGEAHALAHAALAQLFTGRQACALRTATRAADLVDAAPDAVLLTNLEAVFQLGMMEGMLGRLANSARHLERGVDLCRRTGQNYIEPAMLTALTNARLRSGSLPQALATLDEPPHPVEWDANAATEAITAMLRAKILFWRHRPGDLAEAVAQADHAVRLAGDTPESWAVTIRCFHAEFVLLTGDPARARWLMLDAAGGADLPKLTAWRRPRWCDTLAEAAAAEHDEAAVRHWAELAEVCLRQLPSTDRQGFARRARMRAHALAGEVDRALAAGRDAITDFSAGGERIEVGRTLLTTAAVALDAGDTGEVAQWLDRAAVLADRCGSARLAEEAATLRGRFTEGGALAHLTSREREVARLASTGMTSGGIAEALFLSVRTVDGHLGRVYRKLQVRNRASLIGALRAGVTPRPRSTPPAT